In Ptiloglossa arizonensis isolate GNS036 chromosome 6, iyPtiAriz1_principal, whole genome shotgun sequence, the DNA window GCACCGAACAAAAACAATTATACATATATCTCAGTGTAAGAAGAAACTATTTTGCACCGATGTACGGCCAGGAATATAAAATCCTAGTATTTTACTAACGTAACCCTTTTGTACATAGAACTTCATTCTCTAAAcctttatataaaaattgtttccaaatAAATCATAATCTTAAAACTAATATGTGTACCTTCTTCTGCTGTAGCAGTTAATCCTCATTCAGCAAGCATTCGTTTATTAGACATTAAATGCTACTTTAAACATTTCAACATGAAGTATCGAACAATTAAACATTCTTTTGTCAATTGTGATGAACTTTTGACAAAAACTAATTACACGTGCATTTGGTTAATGGTACATTTTACAAACAAAATGACTTCTGTGCGCGTAACTTATGTTGCGAAAGATGAGAAAAAGGATGCAGAGAACACGTTACAAcccgaaacgtataattggaaAATATCGCACAAACTTATCAATACCGGTCAACAACAGATAATCTTGCAACACAAATCATCCTCCGTGTTGTGTGttagtatttttataattttacgcgaataataaaaatgtcataaaattaaagaaacaacgataataataatatttatagacgCACAGAAACAAAAAGCTACAGAATGTGTGCCCGGGTGACACAAAATTATTAAACCAATACATATACAGCGTTAAAAAACATGACGAGTTGGAAGGTAAACAGAAAGAATTAAGAACTGATAACATTGACTGTGAGGAGCACGGAGATAAGTCAGGTACAAAAGTTCTTGATATATAAACAGAACTTTTATTACGATCGCCGAAAATTAACTTCAGTTCAATGAAGcaggaggaaaaagaaaatgggaaattatttttttcttcggacCGGTATCAACTGGCtgcaattacaaaaataattctcaacgtttctttttaGATATCGGACGTAGTGATTCGGCGATAGAAGCgccgaaactaaaaatttgggACGAGTACAGAAGATTGGTGCAATTAGCACGATTAATACCAAGAACGGAAAAGAATCGAACGCCCGAGTTAACGCATATAACCTCTttaccaaaaattcgtgttaataggtacttactgaaatttttacTTACTTTGATTCAGTCGAATGTAACGCATTAAAACCGTGATTGGTTTTACGTCATGACAGTTCGTTGCTTCGTCGAGAAGCGCGTGACTCGTGCAAGGAAGTTAGATATAAAGAACGGAGAGGGAATAACCAAAGTGGTGGGGATAactcggtggccttgagcggctagTCAATCTCGATCGCCCGTGTTCTTGCGTAATGAATgaaacgttttcgtttcttACCGTGTAAACGTTTTCGGAATTGCTCTCTTAAGGGGAAAATATGTCATTCTTACTATCGCTTTCGTCCGTGATGCGTCGACCGTGTTCCCTTCGATCTGTACTATACAAATTAGAGGCATAAACACGTTAACTATGCTTCTTTCGACCTGTTCTATACAAAGCAGGAGAATATACATGTCGACGCCGCATTTAAGCGTTCAGACGCAAAAAAGTATAATGAAGGTGGGAACGCAAAACGTAATATTGGTCGCGGACTGTAACTACGTAaaatttcgtaacttcaaattgAACAAGTTGTACAAGGTACGCGTGAAATTCGAATAGCTCGCTAACAAAATACAATTTTGTGGGATTAATATCGTTTACGTTACCAATAGAAAAAGATCACGTTAAAAAATATCACTACATCACCGGCGAGATTTCAAATAGAAGCTAGGCCGTATCGTTCCAAGTTTCGAGTTTTAATAAAACCCATAATAGAAAACAAAAACATCGTTCCACCGGGTATGCAGGTGCAATTAATCGTGCTGTTTCGCTGCGACATCGTAGATCAGCCGGAGGAAATATTGGTGTTGAATGTGCAAGATGGTAAATCGCTGATCATCAAATTGCACGGATTCAAGGATCCCCCTATCCTGTTCGGTAAAGGAacgtaaaatactgtaaaaagCATCTAGTTTATCCCTAACTATAAGGGAGGTTTTgttatcgtgaaaaatttcgaaaaaatgttcGTAAACGGAAAAATAAGTTTTAAAACCTTCCGGTTATGTTTCGGCTACtacgaaaattaaattcgatttaaaagaacaatttttttccattaCAATACGGTAAATCTTTAGGTTGGCGTCCGATTTATTTCACAAATGTTAAATAAACTGTCCTTCTGTATTCTCtacgttaaatattaaatatgtttTCGTATCGCTAAAGATACGATCTGGAAAAtggaattaaacaattattaagttTGTTCACTCCATGGTTTCGCAGGTTTCGTCGAAGAGCACGAACAACTGAACATTTTGAGAGACGTGAAAATGGTCTACTCGCAGTCGAAATCGGTATCGTTGTATGAGAACCCAAACGTACTTttgcattttgttttttttttttgttttaagcgcgacgttcgtttcttcgtcgtggcACAGTTACGAACGTTCTTTCGCAGATCTCCACGAAAAGTAGCTCCGAATCCAACGAGAGTGGGGACGAAGACGTTCGTAcagtatttaaaagtacaatccTCGACTGTAAGAAAGGCTTCGTCGGTGAGGAGATTCACGTGCCAATAAAATTCAAGAACGTCGGCGGGGAGGGACTCTTTTTCGTAATGAGTGAAATCGACTGGGTTTCGATGCACATTGAAGTAAAACCATCACTTTCTTGTAACGTTACATCATTTGTTgcgtcgtttcttcgattttgtTCTCATTTCCAATTTATCTccattctcttttctttcttcattattttTGAATATGTCTTTTCAGGATGTCGTGAATACGAACACGTTGGTGTTGCCTTCCTTCACATTACGGCCCGTGCACTTTTCGATGAAGCCTCAGCAAGTAATGACGTTGCATGTGCACTTCTTTCCGAACTGTTACGGGATACATGTAAATCTTTCGTACCTCGTGGACGGTGCTTGAACCGTTTCGGTCGATTCAACTTTCCGTTTATCGTATCTATTTTTACCAGGTTGATAAACTGTACATTCTTTGCGACAATTGCTCCTTCCTGGCGACGGAAATAATCGGCGACGGTCTGATATACGAACCGAACTTCATCCAGCTTAGTAAAGTATCTATGTTACCGTTTGCACgtagtataatattttaatcattaattctataataatttaatcattaGCTAATCGTTTATTTAATTATCAATAATTAGTTATAGAGAACCTCGGTTAACCTGGGACTACGTTTTTATTGTTTCTGCGAGAATCATAAATAATTTCGTGGTAGTACATTTTCGTcgccaataaaattaattaaagagaACGTAGCGCTACGTCTTCGTATTCTGAACAACGTAGCACCACGTTCTCTGGCACCCTTGGACAACGTAGTATCACGTGTTCCTAAACGTAACGTATTACTACGTGCTCGTGTTCTCGTCAACGTAGTACCACGTGTTTGTACTCTGAACAACGTATTACTACGTCTTTGTGCTCTAAATAATGTGGCACTACGTTATTTCACTTAAACAACGTATTACTACGTTACCTTACTTAAACAACGTATTACTACGTTATCTCACTTAAACAACGTATTACTACGTTATCTCACTTAAACAACGTATTACTACGTTATCATGCTCTAAACAACGTATCACTATGTCTTTATGCTTTAAACTACGTATTACTACGTCTTTGTGCTTCAAACAACGTATTACTACGTGATGGTGTTCTCACCAGCGTAGCACTACGCGATCTCACTCCGAACAACGTAGTAATACGTGTTCGCATCGAACCCCCGaataacgtagtactacgttctcgCGATTCAGCCGCTGATATTACATTGTGCGTACACGGGACTATACTTTGTCAATTATCCGTAAAATAAACGCGGATAACGTGATACCACGATATATTTACACTACCAATATCGGACTTACCGATACATCACGCACCCGCCGGTAAACGTTACGTTAATGAACGAACAAGGTGCTCGTAACGGtgacgaacgataaaatttcagCAATCGGGAAAAGTTGAGCCACTCGAGACGGATATCGACCAACCTGCACGTTATTACGTAAACCTGGGCCCAAGTATTGCGAATGGAATTGGGCAATGCACGATTAGCGCGAGGAACGTTAGGTAACGCCCATTCGAAGcgattctataatattttcgGCGATATTAATTTCATTCCCAACCAACGTGGTGTTTTCGCGCAAAAATTCATACGATACGGCACAAGTTGCCAACCAAGCGTAATTCCGTGCTCAGCGAGATAAGCATACATTATCGATGGGAAAAACGAAAAGTGCAACTCGACCGAGACGCTGTAAACAAGCCCAAAGATTTCCCCCTGGCGCTTCTTCGCGTCGATCCGGATCACGGAGTGTTGTCACCGATCACCGTACACCACTTCGACGTAACCATCGAATGCAAAGATTTACAACCGAATCGTTATTCGGCCGTCCTACGGTAAGCGTCCGAATTCACGTAAGTGGCGACGCCAATGCGAAGAAAGCTTCAACAGTCGCGTCGTTTACAGACTGTACGCGGAAGATATACCACTAGCAGCCGTTCCAGAGAGACTGCAACTGAACACCGTGGAGTGCACCGCACGACGACGTAAATGttcaattgtaaataattccCTCCATTTATCAACCGACCCACGTACATCTTCTGTCACATCGTTTTAACGATATCGTCAGTCCGTAGACGTTTGGGTCGCCGATGTAGAAGTTTCGTTGGATTGCACCCGAGACGACCACCGGGAAATGTGCATAAATTTTAATTCAGTATTTCGAGGCTtttggtaaacaatttttccatcgaattcTCTTCGTTGTGCAGTGACGAGGAattggaaaaatcgaacgaaattctcGACGAGTCGTCATCGTGTTCATCGAAGGACGAGGATGAGACGAGAACGTGTTCGGACGATAGCGACGAATATATGTCCTCGCGTCGATTAGTGAGTCGTTTCGCGATCTCTGTTTTATTTTCAGTACCGATTAGAACACAATGGAACAGGTTCGTTTGGGTGACATCACAGGTAGCGGACGAATTGTTCTCCCATTGCGATACGATGGACCTAAAACGATTCAGGCCCCTTCTATGGGAACGAATAATAAGCATGGGTGTCATCAGACCTGCAAGGCGCGTAATTTGTATAACTCGTCGATGTTCgtacgaaaattttcgcaggaaatttggaaaatttgtacgaaaattttcgcaggaaaATTGGAAAGTTCTCGTACAAATTTTTCCTCCCTTTTCCTCGATCTCGTGTAAAATTCTCGTTACCCGATAGGACCATGTACATCGGTATCGAGGAGACCTGTGTCTTGATCGCGAGGAACCTATCGGACAACACTTTGATTTACTGGTGGGGAGACGCGAGCGGACCCGACGCGGAGAAGATGAAGCTCTGCGCATGCCCCGAGAGAGGGGAAGTACCGGCCGGGAGCACGGAGGAAATGAAGATCACGCTCGTGCCGATGAAAGAGGTCGAAACCTTAACCCGACCTTCTTCTTTCTCTAATTACAACGGTTCTCGTTATATTCGCAAATTAAAGAATATCGCGCAATGGAAACAAAAGAGTTCAAGTAGAAGTTTCGAGATAAGCTAAAGATTATAATTAATGGCTTTGAGGCGTTTGTAAATACCAATGAACAAAATCGCTGTGTCGGATTACGCGCTAACAATAACTTACTACAAGGAGTttctgaaacaaaaaaaaagaaaccaaaaataaaaattcttgtcGTTTTCCAATCACTTCGTAGAATTATTCTGATAATTCTGTACTATACAAAAGTATCAGAATAATAAAATAGTGACTCGAAAGATGCCTCTCTGTCGAATCTCGAAAAATGCTCGTCCATCAAACCTCGAAAGATGCTCATTGCCCGATTATCGAACCGTAGGCATTTTTCGAGACTCTTACCTCGCCTAAGGGTAAAATAATACTACTTGTTGAGTCGCTCGATCCTTCAAAAACAATGTGAGAGCAAAGAGTGCAAAATTAATGACGCCTCTAACGTTTTCAGGGATACGTGCAACGCTTGCATATACCGTGTTACGTCGGAGACTCCCAAAAAATGATAATCTTGGAAATCGAATGTAACATTCAGCCGTTTCACGTCTCGTTTTACCTTCCGGTGAACAACGATGAGCCTTTCGAGCTGAAGAGCAATTTTACTCGAGTGGAATGGGGTATGGATAATCTGAAGGTTGCTCTCGATTTGGAGGAGGAATCGAGAAGTGGCATGGTATGTTGAATCGCAATCGTTAATTGACGATAATTGTTTACAATATCGGTGGGTTTTGTTGCTCTGAAATACATAATTCGAGAACGAAAGAACTAAGTCGAAGGTCAGCGGGGAAAGTAAAACCGTTAACGAGCATCTTTATAGAAACTATTGGACAAGTACCGTATGCAAGAGGAGAGAGAATTAATGAACACGAATCTGGATCAAGGGTCCCTTTTTAAAGACACTTCCGCGGGTCCTTCGGAGGCTGACGTAGACATCGAAGAACTAGGGGAACGAGTTTCGGGGAGTAGCCGAACTTCAGAAGTGGTTCAAGTGAGAGATCTTGACGAGTTCGAACGAAGTGCGGtgatcgaaccaataactacgatcaCAGATAAGCGAGTTgacgactgaaagtggaaaggatTCGAGGGAAGATGTTGCGCCATCTGGACACGTAGTACCTTTCCTGGAAACAATTGCACCCGGACCGACGCAACCTAATGTGATCGAATTCATGGGCTTGACGTTAAGAACAGGTACGCATAGTAGCGTATTGTGAATTTCTGTGCGACAAAGGCACGGTTAAAAAGGGAGAGTGACGCGTGAAAGGGCCCCATACTGTACGACGCGAGAGATCGTGTCTCCTTTACGTTACACGCCACGCGTCAGTCCCGAGTACGGAAGCCAGATTTGATTCCCTGACTCACTGACTgggaggagtgggggaaggtagTACGGTAGGAGATGTGGCGTCCCCTCCTATACGTTCCCCCACTCTAAAGCCTCTAACGCACAATGCGCGAAGGGTGGGGACGGCCCCCACCATAGTACCTTCTCCCACTCCTCCCAGTCAGTGAGTCGGGGAATCAGATCCGACTCCTGCGCCGCATGCACTCAACGAACACTGCACGCGCGCATGCATTGTATATTCTCgcgcgaaaataatttttagtgACGAAGAAGACGTTTATAATAAAAAACGAGACCCCGATTCTTTCCAAGTTCTATCTCTGCACGAAGAACTTCTATCCTGTGAAATGTTCCTGCGAGTGGAAAACGAAAACAGATCGCATCAAGTTCATGTACAAGCAGATCTACGGTCGAAACAAGGATGTAATCGGTAGAGCAACGATTTTCGTCTGTGAATTTCGAGAACTGAGATTACGGGCCAAAAGTATgggatctaaaaaaaaaaaaatattctattaattaTCGTCTAGCTGTGCCATGAAACGCACAAGCAACGAATTAAACGATTATTGTACTTTTGGCCGATAACGTGCACATTGTGTATGTATATTCCACGGGTTCGTTTTTCCTGGTTGCTTTTAGAGGAAATTCTACGTCGGTCGAAACAATCCGAATCGGGTGTCGTTATTTACGTCGATCCTTCGAACTCCGACATCGGACCGTTCGAGGCCGTACCGGTGGACGTATACGTCTTCGCCGATACCTGGGGCATTTACATCGACGAATTAGACATTGACATTACCGGCTTACCGCGGTTCGCGCTGGCGGTGTGCGTTCAAGTCGTCGAATCGCCGATATCGCTGTCGATCTTCGTAGGGGCTTCCACGAAGTCGCACGTTCTCAAGTGCGCCGGAAGACCGTGCAGCACGAGACAAATAAGTCACCGTGCCAAGATTGAGAATAAAAATGGTTCGTCCGCCTCCGACGTGGTAGATTGGAAACGCGTGAGCACGTGGCGTTACGCGGGTGTGAAATTAATGTATTTCGAGCCCGGTTCGTTGCGATCGTGGTACGCACTGGTCCCTTACATCTGATCGTGAACGACGATATCGACTTTGTTGCATCACGAGGAGAATAATGCCCGTAGTACAGTAACGACAGACCAAGTGGTAgtctaaaaaattgtaattatttttgtcaattGCTTTTAGGAAACCTGACGGTAATAGAGAAATAATTGTTTGACCTAGTTCTAAGTAACTCGACGTAACACCTGTGTTGTCTGTGAAGGAAGAATGGCAGCGACAATAGCTAAATGGTATAATGAGGAGTTAGTtgttcggtgaccttgagcagccaattgaTTCAGACAGCTGGTCTCATCGAACGTTATTAGATCGTTCTTCTTTTGGACGAACCATTTTTATTCCTGATCAGTAAATTCCTCGGATGTCaaaccattattattattattattatcattgttgttattattatcattatcattatcattattattattgactactactattactactactattactactactactaccactactactactactactactgttatcactactattattattatcatcacaattattaatttaatattattatcattatttattTGCATCAAGATTTCCGAACAATTTTTCAGTAATAAGGTACACGGCATGTACGTTCGTGTGGTTAAAATTGTCATTTTGACCGTTCGTCGCTCGtcgatattatttaataatatttctgaAGGAATGAACAAATTCTAGATTCGGAACGGTAGCGGCGGGCGCTCGTCTGCACaagagaaaagtatcgataaagaATACGAGTGTCGTACCTATAGCTGTCGATTGGCATACGTTCTTGGTCACGCCCAAAACAGAAACAATGCCCTTTAACATTGTAGTCGACCTCTGCACTCCGTTTACCGATAAATTAGCGAGAGAATTGAGAACCAGAaattggaaaagcagaagtgaCGCCCACCTGGAGAAACACGAAACGGACGCGATTAAATCGCGTAGAAACAAAGGGTacggtggtttttttttttttccgaaatACGCGACCAGCGTTACAAACCAGTGTCAAATACGCCGCCAAGTGCTTCTGGTGAGGCAACACGTCTTGTTACACGTAAATATTCTTACGTGACACGGTTACGCAATTGAGCCCTTGATCGAAGTAACTCTTGAACTAAGTTTTAGCTAGTTTAATTTATACGACTTCCTGACTTAACTCATAATGGAATCATAATTTGCAAATTTATTTATAGGTCCTGGACGAGGAACAGTAGCGATTTGAACGGTACTGAGTGTTCGGTTCCGTATTCGAGAAGAGGCACCGATCGACCTTCGAAGAGTCATGAATATGCAAACGAAGAACGGGACGAGtactcgaacgaaatcgatcagAACGAAATAAAAGGAATCGATGACACTGAATTCAAAATTTCGTTACTTCCTTACCGTGGTGCGTTGAATACAAACGCTTGCTTGGTAAGAAGATTGAATTGTACAATACTGAGTGAAGTATTCAAGAACAATTAATGATAAAGAACTGTTTCGATACACTCCAAGGTCACTCCCAaggaaacatttattttaccaaaagaCAGTGCTCTTTTGACAGTTACTGTACAGCCCAATAAATATAATTGTGTCGGCAGAGACAAGGATTTTACAGGAGAATTCTTTTGCAAGATTTTAGGCTTTCTACGAATTGCCTCAAGCGATAAGTTTGTATATGCTTCTACATGATTATATCCCCTAGCTATGAAATATTGTATGAACTCGCAGGTACTGTGATGATCGTTACTCTAGAATGGATGGGCAGCATTTAGGTCCCATAGAAATTGATGTTACTGCAAACATTATTAAACCGCAATTGGTTTTTAACATCCCTAAATACGATAGAACATTCACATGCAGTGTTACCGATGTAATACAAAGAAGATGGAAACCATTGGTGTACATAAGAGCAGAAAGCATTCCAgcatttttttcaaacgaacatTGTAATCTTACACAACTTGGATAAAAATGTATGTTTCCAATTTTAGGTTGAAGAAAACATTCTACTTCTACAATAATGACAGTAATCtaataaatgtttctttcgaaacATTCCATCCATTTTATATCGATTCTATCTCAATTTATGCAGAAACAAATCCATGCAAAATTATAAGAGATGTATGTATAAGTGACCATGGATGTGCAGAGGTAATTTATTCTTCTGTACATTGAAAGTGTGCAACAGTTTTACATAATGACACTCTTATAGGTAGTGGTATCATGCATAATACAGGAAGACTTAATTGAAACcttattaaatacaaataaaagtcAAGACTTGCAGAATACAGTAGTAACACTAAAAGAGCTATTGCTCATTATACACACTG includes these proteins:
- the LOC143148404 gene encoding uncharacterized protein LOC143148404, translating into MDGQHLGPIEIDVTANIIKPQLVFNIPKYDRTFTCSVTDVIQRRWKPLVLKKTFYFYNNDSNLINVSFETFHPFYIDSISIYAETNPCKIIRDVCISDHGCAEVVVSCIIQEDLIETLLNTNKSQDLQNTVVTLKELLLIIHTDNSTQV
- the LOC143148402 gene encoding uncharacterized protein LOC143148402, with the translated sequence MLLSTCSIQSRRIYMSTPHLSVQTQKSIMKVGTQNVILVADCNYVKFRNFKLNKLYKKKITLKNITTSPARFQIEARPYRSKFRVLIKPIIENKNIVPPGMQVQLIVLFRCDIVDQPEEILVLNVQDGKSLIIKLHGFKDPPILFGFVEEHEQLNILRDVKMVYSQSKSISTKSSSESNESGDEDVRTVFKSTILDCKKGFVGEEIHVPIKFKNVGGEGLFFVMSEIDWVSMHIEDVVNTNTLVLPSFTLRPVHFSMKPQQVMTLHVHFFPNCYGIHVDKLYILCDNCSFLATEIIGDGLIYEPNFIQLSKVSMLPFARSIIF
- the LOC143148405 gene encoding LOW QUALITY PROTEIN: uncharacterized protein LOC143148405 (The sequence of the model RefSeq protein was modified relative to this genomic sequence to represent the inferred CDS: deleted 1 base in 1 codon), encoding MSSRRLVSRFAISVLFSVPIRTQWNRFVWVTSQVADELFSHCDTMDLKRFRPLLWERIISMGVIRPARTMYIGIEETCVLIARNLSDNTLIYWWGDASGPDAEKMKLCACPERGEVPAGSTEEMKITLVPMKEGYVQRLHIPCYVGDSQKMIILEIECNIQPFHVSFYLPVNNDEPFELKSNFTRVEWGMDNLKVALDLEEESRSGMKLLDKYRMQEERELMNTNLDQGSLFKDTSAGPSEADVDIEELGERVSGSSRTSEVVQVRDLDEFERSAVIEPITTIKISELTTESGKDSREDVAPSGHVVPFLETIAPGPTQPNVIEFMGLTLRTVTKKTFIIKNETPILSKFYLCTKNFYPVKCSCEWKTKTDRIKFMYKQIYGRNKDVIEEILRRSKQSESGVVIYVDPSNSDIGPFEAVPVDVYVFADTWGIYIDELDIDITGLPRFALAVCVQVVESPISLSIFVGASTKSHVLKFGTVAAGARLHKRKVSIKNTSVVPIAVDWHTFLVTPKTETMPFNIVVDLCTPFTDKLARELRTRNWKSRSDAHLEKHETDAIKSRRNKGSWTRNSSDLNGTECSVPYSRRGTDRPSKSHEYANEERDEYSNEIDQNEIKGIDDTEFKISLLPYRGALNTNACLVRRLNCTILSEVFKNN